The Roseomonas marmotae genome contains a region encoding:
- a CDS encoding LysR family transcriptional regulator codes for MSVGIDLYGLRGFVAVAEFGSFHEAATAIALSQSALSRRVQKLEDALGVTLLERTTRRVVLTVAGREFLPRARRLIDELEEALTSVRELTERQGGRVTIACVPSVTYYFLPLVLRRFNAEFPQVRIRLIDEAASEVLQRVRDGRAELGVTFLGQSDEDIAFTPIRRDPFVLVCREDHPLARQESVRWVDLQPYPYITAGLSSGNRLLIESALGNAAWRPRPFFEMQHLPSTLGLVEAGLGITALPRLSLPLEPHAVLTCRPLMEPEIIRTMGVIRRRGSSLSRPARALHRLLAEGRWS; via the coding sequence ATGTCGGTCGGAATCGACCTCTATGGGCTTCGCGGTTTCGTCGCGGTGGCCGAATTCGGTAGTTTCCACGAGGCCGCGACGGCGATTGCGCTGTCGCAATCCGCCCTAAGCCGGCGCGTGCAGAAGCTGGAGGACGCGCTGGGCGTGACGCTTCTGGAGCGCACCACGCGGCGCGTCGTGCTGACCGTTGCCGGACGGGAGTTTCTGCCGCGTGCCCGGCGGCTGATCGACGAGCTGGAGGAAGCGCTGACCTCGGTCCGGGAATTGACGGAGCGCCAGGGCGGCCGCGTCACCATCGCCTGCGTGCCCTCAGTCACCTACTATTTCTTGCCTCTGGTGCTGCGCCGCTTCAACGCGGAATTCCCCCAGGTCCGGATCCGCCTCATCGACGAGGCAGCGAGCGAGGTCCTACAGCGCGTGCGCGACGGGCGGGCCGAGCTGGGCGTTACCTTCCTGGGCCAGTCCGACGAGGACATTGCCTTCACGCCGATACGGCGCGATCCGTTCGTGCTGGTATGCCGGGAGGATCACCCGTTGGCACGGCAGGAAAGCGTCCGGTGGGTAGATCTGCAGCCCTATCCCTACATCACTGCGGGGCTTTCCAGCGGCAACCGCCTGCTGATCGAGAGCGCGCTGGGCAATGCTGCCTGGCGTCCCCGCCCCTTCTTTGAGATGCAGCACCTGCCGAGTACACTCGGACTGGTTGAGGCTGGCCTAGGCATCACCGCGCTTCCTCGACTTTCGTTACCATTGGAGCCGCATGCGGTCCTAACCTGCCGGCCATTGATGGAACCGGAGATTATCCGCACGATGGGGGTCATTCGCCGGCGCGGTAGCAGCCTCTCCCGTCCCGCGCGGGCTCTGCATCGTCTGTTGGCGGAAGGGCGATGGTCCTAA
- the cas2e gene encoding type I-E CRISPR-associated endoribonuclease Cas2e, which yields MLVIVVENAPPRLRGRLAVWLLEVRAGVYIGAYGRRAREMMWGEVCASIEEGNAVMAWPVPNDAGFAFETCGRNRRVPVELDGFRLVSFGPDVALPTMPGPMAGSGRRPGGGG from the coding sequence ATGCTGGTCATCGTGGTTGAGAATGCGCCACCGCGACTGCGTGGCCGTCTGGCAGTCTGGCTGCTGGAGGTACGGGCGGGGGTCTATATTGGAGCCTACGGCCGCCGTGCGCGGGAGATGATGTGGGGGGAGGTCTGCGCCTCCATCGAGGAGGGCAATGCCGTTATGGCTTGGCCTGTCCCGAACGATGCTGGCTTTGCTTTCGAGACCTGTGGAAGGAACCGGCGCGTCCCGGTTGAGCTTGACGGGTTCCGCCTTGTCAGCTTTGGCCCCGATGTTGCACTCCCTACCATGCCGGGGCCGATGGCAGGTTCTGGGCGCCGTCCCGGCGGCGGTGGATAG
- the casB gene encoding type I-E CRISPR-associated protein Cse2/CasB: MSRQQPHVAAAWWRDLQGIVPGKPERKPADRAALAQLRHCATITEAMQHRAAIELFRRCGATHAAQLPEIALTAATLAHVRTDAPDITIASGIGPEAPDKPETALLKPVRFRRLLEAESPDERLTAFRRLVALAGGRLNVTDLADALLHWTEGTKRRWIYDYWKAGRPLDTLQAAPKTEDSAA; this comes from the coding sequence ATGAGCCGGCAGCAACCTCATGTCGCTGCCGCTTGGTGGCGCGATCTGCAGGGCATTGTCCCAGGCAAGCCGGAGCGCAAGCCCGCTGATCGCGCCGCCCTGGCGCAGCTCCGCCATTGCGCCACGATCACCGAGGCCATGCAGCATCGCGCGGCCATTGAGCTGTTCCGTCGCTGCGGCGCCACCCACGCCGCTCAGTTACCAGAGATTGCGCTGACCGCCGCCACCCTGGCGCATGTGCGCACCGATGCACCCGACATTACCATTGCCTCCGGCATTGGCCCCGAGGCTCCAGACAAGCCCGAGACTGCTCTGCTGAAGCCTGTGCGCTTTCGCCGCCTGCTTGAAGCGGAGAGTCCGGATGAACGCCTGACCGCCTTCCGCCGCTTGGTGGCCCTGGCTGGCGGCAGGCTCAACGTCACCGATCTGGCCGATGCTCTGCTGCACTGGACCGAGGGCACCAAGCGCCGCTGGATCTACGATTACTGGAAGGCGGGCCGCCCGCTGGACACCCTGCAAGCCGCACCGAAGACCGAGGACAGCGCCGCATGA
- the cas6e gene encoding type I-E CRISPR-associated protein Cas6/Cse3/CasE — protein MTGLTLSRIRLKRDASVAALAPLLLPEAGGARMVAGHGLLWSLFADGPDRRRDFLWREDAPGQFMTLSARAPSNPHQLFQIESKDFAPALSPGDRLGFTLRANPVISRSAGPGQRGRRHDVVMDALHSVPRGERAEARPAAVSAAGRAWFDRQGATSGFAVEGEVNVDGYDRISLPREGGRDRAAIFGVLDLTGILVVRDVALFLPALAAGFGRARAFGYGLMLIRRAG, from the coding sequence ATGACCGGCTTGACCCTCTCCCGGATCCGCCTGAAGCGGGATGCCTCGGTGGCCGCCCTGGCACCGCTGCTGCTGCCGGAGGCCGGCGGTGCCCGTATGGTGGCTGGTCACGGTCTGCTCTGGTCGCTTTTCGCCGACGGACCTGATCGGCGACGCGACTTCCTGTGGCGGGAAGATGCACCAGGCCAGTTCATGACGCTCTCCGCCCGGGCCCCCAGTAACCCGCATCAGCTGTTCCAGATCGAGAGCAAGGATTTCGCCCCGGCGCTGTCGCCCGGGGACCGGCTGGGCTTCACGCTGCGGGCCAATCCGGTGATCTCACGCTCCGCCGGGCCTGGGCAGCGTGGCCGACGGCATGATGTGGTGATGGATGCCTTGCACAGCGTCCCGCGGGGCGAGAGGGCCGAGGCGCGCCCTGCTGCTGTGTCGGCTGCTGGCCGCGCCTGGTTTGACCGTCAGGGCGCGACCTCTGGCTTCGCGGTGGAAGGCGAGGTGAACGTCGACGGCTATGACCGCATTTCGCTGCCGCGCGAGGGAGGCCGGGATCGTGCTGCCATCTTTGGCGTGCTGGACCTGACCGGTATCCTGGTCGTTCGAGATGTGGCGTTGTTCCTGCCGGCGCTGGCTGCCGGCTTTGGGCGGGCGCGAGCCTTTGGCTACGGGCTGATGCTGATCCGGCGCGCCGGCTGA
- the cas7e gene encoding type I-E CRISPR-associated protein Cas7/Cse4/CasC, translated as MNRFLQLHLLTFFPPANLNRDDTGRPKTAVVGGVTRLRLSSQALKRAWRSSEIFSNALAGHLGERTQRLGEVILGHLLTGGMAEDKALLVAREIASVFGKVKDAKDKAPTRIEQLAFVAPEEKAAALALADRALAGEKIDAKAAGLLRSADTAADIALFGRMLADDPGYNREAAAQVAHAITTHKVTVEDDYYTAVDDLKLPSEDAGAGFLGEAAFGSGVFYLYLCIDTALLVKNLGGDQELAETALAALVEAAATTAPRGKQNSFAAHGRAAYLLAERGDQQPRTLAGAFARPVEAADDPGRGLVDASIAALQAFRQDLDAAYGPGCAEECSLQVGGKGSLRDVLAFVRGTPCPAT; from the coding sequence ATGAACCGCTTTCTGCAACTCCACCTGCTGACCTTTTTTCCGCCGGCCAATCTGAACCGCGATGATACCGGCCGACCGAAGACGGCTGTGGTCGGTGGCGTCACGCGGCTGCGCCTCTCCTCGCAGGCCCTGAAGCGCGCCTGGCGCAGCTCCGAGATCTTTTCCAATGCCCTGGCCGGGCATCTGGGCGAGCGCACCCAGCGGCTGGGCGAGGTAATCCTGGGCCACCTCCTGACCGGCGGCATGGCAGAGGACAAGGCGCTGCTCGTCGCCCGCGAGATTGCCAGCGTCTTCGGCAAGGTGAAGGACGCCAAGGACAAGGCGCCAACCCGCATTGAGCAACTGGCCTTTGTGGCGCCCGAGGAAAAGGCTGCTGCCCTGGCTCTGGCCGATCGTGCTTTGGCTGGTGAGAAGATCGACGCGAAGGCAGCAGGCCTGCTGCGCAGCGCTGATACTGCCGCCGATATCGCCTTGTTCGGCCGCATGCTGGCCGATGATCCCGGCTATAACCGAGAAGCCGCGGCTCAGGTGGCCCATGCCATCACCACCCACAAGGTGACGGTGGAGGACGACTACTACACCGCAGTCGATGACCTGAAGCTTCCCAGCGAAGATGCCGGCGCCGGCTTTCTTGGCGAGGCAGCATTTGGGTCCGGCGTCTTCTATCTCTACCTCTGTATCGACACCGCGCTGCTGGTGAAGAACCTGGGCGGCGACCAGGAACTGGCCGAGACCGCGCTTGCTGCGCTGGTCGAGGCGGCGGCGACCACCGCGCCGCGAGGCAAGCAGAACAGTTTCGCGGCGCATGGCCGCGCCGCCTATCTGCTGGCCGAGCGCGGCGACCAGCAGCCCCGCACCCTGGCCGGGGCCTTTGCCCGGCCGGTGGAGGCCGCCGACGACCCTGGGCGTGGTCTGGTCGATGCCTCCATCGCCGCGCTGCAGGCTTTCCGCCAGGATCTTGATGCGGCCTATGGCCCAGGCTGTGCGGAGGAATGCAGCCTGCAGGTGGGCGGCAAGGGCAGCCTGCGCGATGTGCTGGCTTTTGTGCGGGGGACACCATGCCCCGCTACCTGA
- the casA gene encoding type I-E CRISPR-associated protein Cse1/CasA produces the protein MEPAFNLLEQTWLPVLRRSGPATIRPAQITEALDTDPVLAIDWARADFRIATLEFLIGLLATACPPEDSDAWMAGWFHPPNPAALDAAFAPITHAFNLDGEGPRFLQDFEDLVSGAEPIERLLIEAPGGSTITKNTDLLVRRGRVASLGRAAAAMMLYTFQSWAPAGGAGNRTGLRGGGPLITLVLPSPDASLWHLLWANMPCHEKPDPQDFPRIFPWLAPTVTSEADRTVTPQQAHTLQLWWGMPRRIRLDFAPLAAPAPCDLTGVPDSVQVVSWRQRPRGANYAGWGDLHPLTPRYQVKPATEVLPVHPQPGGIGYRHWLGLVASSGDGLRRPAPSVAAWRDERVADVFGAQARRTPARLLAAGYDMDNMKARGFVETEMPLPGNGDLKTRQAMDALAKDLVLATEQVASLLRGAVRAALFSAGATVKLDAEVFSTLRERLWDQTEASFFASLEAAAAGVTTGRQDWMPLLRRIALALFDEAAPLHPHTAGSAAPRIGRARRNLLFALTGFGKDGAALFTLLQLPVAESKARKKEKAA, from the coding sequence GTGGAACCGGCCTTCAACCTCCTTGAGCAAACTTGGCTTCCCGTTCTTCGCCGCTCTGGCCCCGCTACCATCCGACCCGCCCAGATCACCGAGGCTCTCGATACCGATCCTGTTCTTGCCATTGACTGGGCCCGCGCCGATTTCCGTATCGCAACGCTGGAATTCCTTATCGGATTGCTCGCCACGGCCTGCCCGCCGGAGGACAGCGATGCCTGGATGGCAGGCTGGTTTCATCCGCCCAACCCCGCTGCGCTGGACGCCGCCTTCGCGCCCATCACGCATGCTTTCAATCTGGATGGCGAGGGCCCGCGCTTCCTGCAGGATTTCGAGGATCTGGTCTCGGGCGCCGAGCCCATCGAGCGCCTGCTGATCGAGGCTCCTGGTGGGAGCACGATCACCAAGAACACCGATCTGCTGGTGCGGCGTGGGCGGGTCGCATCGCTGGGCCGCGCCGCAGCAGCCATGATGCTCTATACCTTCCAGTCCTGGGCGCCCGCAGGCGGGGCCGGCAATCGCACTGGGCTGCGGGGCGGCGGGCCGCTGATTACCCTGGTGCTGCCATCGCCCGATGCATCACTCTGGCACCTGCTCTGGGCCAATATGCCCTGCCACGAAAAGCCTGACCCGCAGGATTTTCCGAGGATCTTTCCTTGGCTCGCGCCAACCGTTACCTCGGAAGCCGACCGCACCGTCACGCCGCAGCAGGCGCATACGTTGCAGCTCTGGTGGGGCATGCCGCGCCGCATCCGGCTGGATTTCGCACCCCTAGCCGCGCCCGCGCCCTGTGATCTGACAGGCGTGCCGGACAGCGTACAAGTCGTATCCTGGCGGCAGCGGCCGCGTGGGGCAAATTACGCCGGATGGGGCGACTTGCATCCATTGACCCCGCGTTATCAGGTGAAGCCCGCGACCGAGGTCTTGCCAGTGCATCCGCAGCCCGGCGGCATCGGCTATCGCCATTGGCTGGGTCTGGTGGCCAGTAGCGGTGACGGCCTGCGCCGCCCCGCGCCCAGCGTCGCTGCCTGGCGCGACGAACGTGTCGCAGATGTCTTCGGCGCCCAGGCCCGACGCACCCCCGCTCGATTGCTCGCCGCGGGTTATGACATGGATAATATGAAGGCCCGCGGCTTCGTCGAAACAGAGATGCCGCTGCCTGGCAATGGGGATCTGAAGACCCGGCAGGCTATGGATGCTCTTGCGAAGGATTTGGTGCTTGCCACGGAGCAAGTTGCCAGCCTGCTGCGTGGCGCCGTACGCGCAGCACTGTTCAGCGCTGGTGCGACGGTCAAGCTGGACGCGGAAGTCTTCTCCACTCTGCGCGAACGCCTGTGGGATCAAACTGAAGCAAGCTTCTTTGCCAGCCTGGAAGCCGCGGCCGCTGGCGTCACCACGGGGCGGCAGGACTGGATGCCGCTGCTGCGTCGCATTGCCCTGGCATTGTTTGATGAAGCCGCCCCGCTGCACCCGCACACGGCCGGCAGTGCTGCGCCGCGCATCGGCCGCGCCCGGCGCAACTTGCTCTTCGCCTTGACCGGCTTCGGCAAGGACGGCGCCGCCCTCTTCACCCTGCTGCAGTTGCCTGTTGCGGAGAGCAAGGCACGCAAAAAGGAGAAAGCCGCATGA
- a CDS encoding transposase, whose product MEAQGTEVVIPSTRARRRPHPLNRRAYRGRNVIEHMFGRMKGWRRIATRYGRLARNFLSAIALVATACFWVRPHNQ is encoded by the coding sequence CTGGAGGCGCAGGGCACTGAGGTGGTCATTCCATCCACCCGCGCCCGCCGTAGACCCCATCCGCTGAACCGCCGCGCCTACCGCGGCCGCAACGTCATCGAGCACATGTTCGGACGCATGAAAGGCTGGCGTCGCATCGCCACCCGCTATGGCCGCCTCGCCAGGAACTTCCTGTCTGCCATCGCACTCGTCGCAACCGCTTGTTTCTGGGTGAGGCCTCATAACCAGTAG
- the cas3 gene encoding CRISPR-associated helicase Cas3' has translation MEQNEMLQERVGGMVRQGSVSAAATFWGKAQPQDPTKPGMHPLPAHSLDVAAVALLLPRRVMAGLTTPTLGFFVALHDIGKFSRSFQAMAPEHWPNSVLGPLPASRPSGARHDALGLHLMRDSLEEDLADLLPAPLGWKHSDKAHIWRALAGHHGRPAAEGADPGPATLCRDCIGAARDFVADLRNIFHPAAWTRPALPDLVACSWRLAGLVTLADWIGSRQAWFPYVGAAALANPAGYFWDHALPRAAAALSAAGLSPAAPASFAGLQGLFPGVTLPSPLQRWAETVELPAGPVLAVIEDLTGSGKTEAALTLAHRLMAQGRAGGLYMALPTMATANAMFGRLAVSYRGLFAAEARPSLALAHGHAALDPRFAASLAPGPPPARTFGTEDQAEAQCAAWLADDRRRALLAQVGVGTLDQALLAALPVRHAPLRLQGLADKVLVVDEAHAFDPYMRTELAALLRFQAALGGSVVLLSATLPRVQRQALVNAFRAGLGAAPAALVETAYPLATLAAAAGTTETPCAVRDGLARSLAVTRLDDAAAALVRIVAAARAGAAVAWVRNTVDDAIAAARALREQGLEPLLFHARFAMADRLAIEAKVLRCFGRDSHRPMREAVLVATQVVEQSLDLDFDLLVSDLAPVDLLIQRAGRLWRHQRPEDERPLPSPEFLVVSPAPVEAPAADWIAGPQPGTAAVYRDPALLWRGARALFGRGMLTTPGDMRPLIEEAADANAPGALPPALAAAAGRAYGIALGHTEIARQNTLEVGKGYAAGQGAWDSDIRTPTRLEERPRVTLRLALLQDGMVVPYAQDADIARAWALSEVGVLRHRIGTCPPPAGLEAAVAAARSRWERWEREAEDLLLAVLTPAGDGFGVAVQPETGKAAMLHYDPQHGLQWAASAKAG, from the coding sequence ATGGAGCAGAACGAGATGCTCCAGGAGAGGGTTGGCGGCATGGTGAGACAGGGATCCGTCAGCGCGGCGGCCACCTTCTGGGGGAAGGCGCAGCCGCAGGACCCGACAAAGCCCGGCATGCATCCTTTGCCAGCTCATTCGCTGGATGTTGCAGCGGTCGCACTTCTGTTGCCGCGTCGAGTGATGGCAGGTCTGACCACGCCTACCCTCGGCTTCTTCGTGGCGCTGCATGACATCGGCAAGTTCTCCCGCAGCTTTCAGGCCATGGCACCAGAGCATTGGCCGAATTCTGTGCTGGGGCCTCTGCCAGCCTCTCGCCCGAGCGGAGCCCGACATGATGCGCTCGGCCTGCATCTGATGCGGGATTCTCTGGAGGAGGATCTGGCGGATCTGCTGCCGGCTCCGCTTGGCTGGAAGCACAGCGACAAGGCGCATATCTGGCGCGCTTTGGCAGGTCATCACGGCCGCCCCGCAGCCGAAGGCGCAGATCCAGGCCCCGCCACGCTGTGCCGGGATTGCATTGGCGCGGCCCGCGACTTTGTGGCGGACTTGCGCAACATCTTCCATCCTGCGGCCTGGACCCGCCCAGCCCTGCCCGATCTCGTGGCCTGTAGCTGGCGGCTGGCCGGTCTGGTGACGCTGGCCGATTGGATCGGCTCCCGCCAAGCCTGGTTTCCCTATGTCGGCGCTGCGGCTCTGGCGAACCCGGCCGGCTACTTCTGGGACCATGCTCTGCCGCGCGCGGCTGCTGCCTTGTCAGCCGCAGGTCTCTCGCCAGCCGCGCCGGCCTCCTTCGCCGGACTGCAGGGGCTGTTCCCGGGCGTGACCCTGCCATCACCCCTTCAACGCTGGGCGGAGACCGTCGAACTGCCTGCGGGCCCTGTCTTGGCGGTGATCGAGGACCTGACCGGCAGTGGCAAGACCGAGGCCGCCCTGACCCTGGCGCACCGGCTGATGGCGCAGGGCCGGGCAGGAGGTCTTTATATGGCGCTGCCGACCATGGCCACAGCGAATGCTATGTTCGGGCGGCTCGCCGTTTCGTATCGCGGCTTGTTCGCGGCGGAGGCGCGTCCCTCCCTTGCCCTGGCGCATGGCCATGCGGCACTGGATCCACGCTTTGCCGCTTCCCTGGCGCCGGGTCCGCCCCCCGCCCGTACCTTCGGTACGGAGGACCAAGCGGAAGCGCAATGCGCTGCCTGGCTGGCCGACGATCGCCGCCGGGCGCTGCTGGCGCAGGTCGGCGTTGGTACGCTGGATCAGGCGCTGCTGGCGGCTCTGCCGGTCCGCCACGCCCCGCTGCGGCTGCAGGGGCTGGCCGACAAGGTGCTGGTGGTCGACGAGGCGCATGCCTTTGATCCGTATATGCGCACCGAATTGGCAGCCCTGCTGCGCTTCCAGGCGGCACTGGGCGGCTCTGTGGTGCTGCTCTCCGCCACCTTGCCGCGCGTGCAGCGGCAGGCACTGGTGAATGCCTTCCGCGCCGGGTTGGGCGCAGCTCCGGCTGCGCTGGTGGAAACGGCCTATCCCCTGGCCACCCTGGCTGCGGCGGCAGGCACCACCGAGACACCCTGCGCCGTCCGCGATGGACTGGCGCGCAGCCTGGCTGTCACACGGCTGGACGATGCGGCGGCAGCGCTGGTGCGCATTGTCGCCGCAGCCCGGGCCGGTGCTGCTGTTGCCTGGGTGCGCAACACAGTGGACGACGCCATTGCTGCCGCCCGGGCTCTGCGTGAGCAAGGGTTGGAACCGCTGTTGTTCCACGCACGCTTCGCCATGGCGGACCGGCTGGCGATCGAGGCCAAGGTGCTGCGTTGCTTCGGACGGGACAGTCACCGTCCAATGCGGGAGGCCGTGCTGGTGGCGACCCAGGTGGTGGAGCAGTCACTGGACCTGGATTTCGATCTTCTGGTCAGTGATCTTGCCCCTGTCGACCTGCTGATCCAACGCGCCGGGCGTTTGTGGCGGCATCAGCGGCCGGAAGACGAGCGTCCTTTGCCCTCACCCGAATTCCTGGTCGTCTCTCCCGCTCCGGTGGAAGCGCCGGCGGCGGACTGGATCGCCGGGCCGCAACCAGGCACGGCGGCAGTCTATCGTGACCCGGCGCTGCTCTGGCGTGGCGCGCGGGCGCTGTTCGGCCGTGGCATGCTGACGACACCGGGCGATATGCGTCCTCTGATCGAGGAAGCGGCGGATGCCAATGCGCCCGGCGCCCTCCCGCCCGCACTGGCCGCCGCTGCCGGGCGGGCCTATGGGATTGCCCTGGGCCATACGGAGATCGCCCGGCAGAACACATTAGAGGTCGGCAAAGGCTATGCCGCCGGGCAGGGCGCCTGGGATTCGGATATCCGCACGCCCACTCGACTGGAAGAACGCCCGCGCGTCACGCTGCGGCTGGCGCTGCTGCAGGATGGCATGGTGGTGCCCTATGCCCAAGATGCCGATATCGCACGAGCCTGGGCGTTATCCGAGGTTGGCGTGCTGCGCCATCGCATCGGCACCTGCCCCCCACCAGCCGGTCTGGAGGCCGCGGTCGCGGCGGCGCGAAGCCGCTGGGAGCGGTGGGAGAGGGAGGCGGAGGATCTGCTGCTGGCGGTGCTGACACCGGCGGGAGATGGGTTTGGTGTTGCCGTTCAACCTGAGACAGGTAAGGCTGCCATGCTGCACTACGATCCGCAGCATGGCTTGCAATGGGCCGCCTCCGCCAAAGCGGGATGA
- the cas1e gene encoding type I-E CRISPR-associated endonuclease Cas1e — MNDRPIPGLPPPKPLPIRERSSILFVEKGRLDVLDGAFVLVDEGGIRTHIPIGGLVCLMLEPGTRVSHTAVALAARVGTLLIWVGEAGVRLYAAGQPGGARADRLLLQARLALEDDARLRVVRKMYTLRFNEEAPARRSIDQLRGIEGARVRETYRLLAQRHGVSWDGRHYDPHAWSTADLVNRCLSAATAALYGITEAAILAAGYAPAIGFLHSGKPQSFVYDIADILKFDTVVPEAFRVAAAFEHGKPLGGRLVTEPIAEVRRRCRDAFRQADVLSRLIPLIEEVLAAGGLPLPEAPVEAMPVAFTDPDRQGDAGHRG; from the coding sequence GTGAACGACCGTCCCATCCCCGGCTTGCCACCGCCGAAGCCCCTGCCGATCCGTGAAAGGTCTTCCATTCTTTTCGTCGAGAAGGGTCGGTTAGACGTCTTGGATGGCGCCTTCGTTCTGGTGGATGAGGGCGGCATCCGCACGCACATCCCGATCGGTGGCCTGGTCTGCCTGATGCTGGAGCCAGGGACGCGTGTAAGCCATACCGCCGTCGCTTTGGCCGCACGGGTCGGTACCCTGTTGATCTGGGTGGGGGAGGCGGGTGTTCGCCTCTATGCCGCAGGCCAGCCCGGCGGCGCGCGAGCGGACCGCCTGCTGCTGCAGGCGCGGTTGGCATTGGAGGATGACGCGCGTCTGCGGGTGGTCCGCAAGATGTACACCTTGCGCTTCAACGAAGAGGCACCGGCCCGGCGCTCCATCGACCAGTTGCGCGGCATCGAGGGCGCCCGAGTACGCGAGACCTATCGCCTGCTGGCACAGCGCCATGGTGTAAGTTGGGATGGGCGGCACTATGACCCGCATGCTTGGTCAACGGCGGACCTGGTGAACCGCTGCCTTTCGGCCGCGACCGCCGCCTTGTATGGCATCACGGAGGCCGCGATCCTGGCTGCCGGCTATGCCCCTGCCATTGGCTTCCTGCACAGCGGCAAGCCCCAAAGCTTTGTCTATGACATCGCCGACATCCTGAAGTTTGACACGGTGGTGCCGGAGGCCTTTCGCGTCGCTGCTGCTTTTGAGCATGGGAAACCTTTGGGCGGCCGCCTGGTGACGGAGCCAATCGCTGAGGTGCGTCGCCGCTGCCGTGATGCTTTTCGCCAGGCCGATGTGCTGTCGCGTCTGATCCCTTTGATTGAGGAAGTCCTGGCGGCCGGCGGCTTGCCTCTCCCCGAGGCACCGGTTGAAGCCATGCCAGTTGCTTTCACCGATCCAGATAGGCAGGGCGATGCTGGTCATCGTGGTTGA
- the cas5e gene encoding type I-E CRISPR-associated protein Cas5/CasD — MPRYLTFALVAPLASFGSLAVGERREGWDRPARSAVLGLIGACLGLEREDAPAQAALAVDYGLALLCHAPGRLLADFHTAQVPSARRNQRFATRAQELAAPDLNTILSRRDYRSGAWHLAALWACGQPRWSLEAIAEAMRNPVFVPYLGRKSCPLGLPLAPDCVEGTDAPAVLMARQEKGPEARLDEERVRQRRTPLRRYLADQPGPGLVAMDAPPAGLAPGAPGYIAPDDPRRRRVEQRRDQPRNRARWQFDLRQELLLAPQGGQDA; from the coding sequence ATGCCCCGCTACCTGACCTTTGCCCTGGTCGCGCCGCTAGCCTCCTTCGGCAGCCTGGCGGTGGGGGAAAGGCGGGAGGGCTGGGACCGGCCGGCGCGCTCCGCCGTGCTCGGCCTCATTGGCGCTTGCCTTGGGCTGGAACGAGAGGACGCACCGGCCCAAGCCGCGCTCGCCGTGGACTACGGCTTGGCCCTGCTCTGCCACGCACCGGGGCGGCTGCTGGCGGATTTTCACACCGCCCAGGTGCCGTCAGCCCGGCGCAACCAGCGCTTCGCCACCCGCGCGCAGGAACTGGCAGCACCGGATCTGAACACCATCCTGTCCCGCCGCGATTACCGCAGCGGCGCCTGGCACTTGGCCGCGCTTTGGGCTTGTGGTCAGCCGCGCTGGTCGCTGGAGGCGATCGCGGAGGCGATGCGGAACCCGGTCTTCGTGCCTTATCTGGGACGGAAATCCTGTCCGCTGGGCCTTCCGCTGGCGCCAGACTGCGTCGAGGGCACGGATGCCCCGGCGGTGCTGATGGCACGGCAGGAAAAGGGCCCTGAGGCCCGGCTTGATGAAGAGCGCGTCAGGCAGCGTCGCACGCCCTTGCGTCGGTATCTGGCTGACCAGCCCGGCCCGGGCCTGGTGGCTATGGACGCGCCCCCGGCTGGCCTTGCTCCTGGCGCCCCCGGCTATATCGCCCCTGACGATCCACGCCGGCGCCGCGTGGAGCAGCGCCGCGATCAGCCGCGCAACCGGGCCCGTTGGCAATTCGACCTGCGTCAGGAACTGCTGCTGGCACCGCAAGGAGGGCAGGACGCATGA